One segment of SAR324 cluster bacterium DNA contains the following:
- a CDS encoding SPOR domain-containing protein → MAKQKAMFLLKLSYPVAMMILVISGFSLVVSFYMGMITGQSMRQLPETSIASKETNRPEAPDLKKEDLRFFGLSEPQEDQINLDLPRLDRLQQRTEALSSAATTLKNSPRPTDLLQPPARPAVATPDLKLESANEENMESVDQARPSEPSSSYTVQVFSSKLRKNAEDVLNQLREKGFPDAYIHTHINQDNSVLYRVRVGKVPKDKAEDRAFELRRLNFIDSVQITRI, encoded by the coding sequence ATGGCTAAACAAAAAGCAATGTTTCTGCTGAAACTTTCCTATCCGGTTGCAATGATGATTCTGGTAATAAGTGGGTTCAGCTTAGTCGTCAGTTTCTATATGGGTATGATCACGGGGCAAAGCATGCGCCAGTTACCAGAAACAAGCATTGCTTCTAAGGAAACAAATCGCCCAGAAGCACCTGATCTTAAAAAAGAAGATCTTCGTTTTTTTGGGCTGAGTGAACCCCAAGAAGATCAAATAAATTTAGATTTACCAAGATTAGACCGTCTGCAGCAGCGTACGGAGGCTCTTAGTTCTGCAGCCACTACACTTAAGAATTCTCCTCGTCCGACAGATCTTTTGCAGCCTCCTGCACGCCCTGCAGTAGCAACTCCAGATCTCAAATTGGAGTCGGCTAATGAAGAAAACATGGAATCAGTCGATCAAGCCCGTCCTTCAGAGCCAAGTTCAAGTTATACTGTTCAAGTATTTTCTTCGAAATTGCGAAAAAATGCTGAGGATGTGCTCAATCAACTGCGTGAGAAGGGCTTCCCTGATGCGTATATTCATACGCACATTAATCAGGACAACAGTGTTCTCTACCGGGTTCGTGTTGGCAAGGTGCCCAAGGATAAAGCCGAAGATCGCGCCTTTGAGCTACGTCGCTTGAATTTCATCGACTCCGTCCAAATCAC